The Acinetobacter pittii genome contains a region encoding:
- a CDS encoding TetR/AcrR family transcriptional regulator: protein MPHLDLPFRALSVLHTSRYLFNKYGFHNVGVDRIIDSAKIPKATFYNYFHSKKRLIEMSLTFQKDGLKHEVISIIYVQKELTIFEKLRKIYFLHADLDGLYHLPFKAIFEISKTYPKAYQLVIDYRNWFINEIYNLLLTTNENASKQDAHMFLFVIDGAMVQLLDPNKPDERERLLEYFLLGFG from the coding sequence ATGCCACATTTAGATCTTCCATTTCGTGCTTTAAGCGTACTGCACACTTCCCGCTATCTTTTTAATAAATATGGCTTTCACAATGTCGGAGTCGACCGAATTATTGATTCGGCAAAAATTCCCAAAGCGACTTTTTATAACTACTTTCACTCAAAAAAGCGTCTTATTGAAATGAGCCTAACTTTTCAAAAAGATGGCCTTAAACATGAAGTCATTTCGATTATCTACGTCCAAAAAGAATTAACTATATTTGAAAAACTTCGCAAAATTTACTTTTTACATGCTGACTTAGATGGTCTTTATCATTTGCCATTCAAAGCTATTTTTGAAATTTCGAAAACTTATCCCAAAGCATATCAGCTCGTAATTGATTATCGGAATTGGTTCATTAATGAAATCTATAATTTGCTTTTAACGACTAATGAAAACGCTTCAAAACAAGATGCACACATGTTCTTGTTTGTGATTGACGGGGCAATGGTTCAGCTTTTAGATCCAAACAAACCAGATGAAAGAGAGCGGTTGCTTGAGTATTTTTTATTGGGGTTTGGGTGA
- a CDS encoding HD domain-containing protein: protein MKTKRIGSYHWIQATNGQLNFKEKIKLIQKIMLPSVIASIKTNYFRFKTSHDFDIDQIVIPDTQMVKVALEELEAKASISIYNHSWRTYFWGAALGNIQKQQFDDESLLIASLFHDIGLTEQHIYSKGCNCFTYESAKQFELKAKEHSFDEKKSEVIKDSICLHMNGYIDHSDSAEITLLQQGASCDVISDGLYIIPVTFRNVILEKYPRKQFNKEFIELIDLESKNVPNSRTSLLSSLGLPLMIKSNLYKE, encoded by the coding sequence ATGAAAACTAAAAGAATTGGTTCGTATCACTGGATTCAAGCTACAAATGGTCAGCTCAACTTCAAAGAGAAAATTAAGTTAATTCAAAAAATTATGCTGCCAAGTGTTATAGCCTCTATAAAAACAAATTACTTTCGATTCAAAACTTCTCATGATTTTGATATCGATCAGATCGTGATACCAGATACTCAAATGGTTAAAGTTGCACTTGAGGAACTAGAAGCTAAAGCAAGTATATCTATCTACAATCATTCATGGCGAACCTATTTCTGGGGAGCTGCTTTAGGCAATATACAAAAACAGCAATTTGATGATGAGTCACTTTTAATAGCCTCACTTTTTCATGATATTGGCTTAACTGAACAACATATTTATAGTAAAGGTTGTAATTGTTTTACCTATGAAAGTGCTAAACAATTTGAGCTAAAGGCTAAAGAACATAGCTTTGATGAGAAGAAAAGTGAAGTAATTAAAGACTCTATCTGCTTACATATGAACGGCTATATAGATCATTCTGACTCAGCAGAAATTACTCTTTTACAGCAAGGTGCATCCTGTGATGTGATTAGTGACGGTCTATATATAATCCCCGTCACTTTCAGAAATGTAATTTTAGAAAAATACCCTAGAAAACAATTTAATAAAGAATTTATTGAGCTTATAGATTTAGAAAGTAAGAATGTGCCAAATTCTCGAACTAGTTTATTAAGTAGTCTTGGTTTACCGCTCATGATTAAGTCAAATTTATATAAAGAGTAG